The region TCCGATCTGCCGCGAGGCGTTCGGCAGGGAAGTGTGCACTTCCGCGGGCTGCACGTGTGCGAGCTCGCCTTGCGTCAGCACCTCGTTCCAGTCCGCCGCCTTCGCCAACGTGCTCGCGCGTGTCCAGGACTTCGCGCCCTCGGTCGCGGCGGCCAATCTCAACGTCGAATATGCCGGCTCGGGCATCGGCTATGCCGCCGATCCCGACATGGCGCTGGCCCCGGTGGTCACCGTGGCGCTGGTCGACGTCGACTTCACCGCCATTTCGCTGCTCGGCATTACGCTGAGCCTGCCGGACGTGCGCCGCTCCCTCACCATGGAAGATGGCACCGGCTCCGTCTCGAACTAGGTCAAGGCTATGGGAAAGAATGAAAATCTGGCTCACGCAGGAAGGGACGGCACGATGAGTGCGACAGGCGCTATCCTCGTGCTCGCCGCCGCCTCGTGGATCGACGTGCTCGAGGCCTCGGGTGCGGGCGATGCGCTTCTGGGCCTCTCGCTCGAACCGCTCGCCCCGGTAGCCCCGCTGCCCGAGGCGCTGGTCGCGCGCGCTGGCATCCTCGTGCTCGAGGTCGATCCGGCCGACCCGCGCTCGATGGACCGCCTGTCCACGGTGCGCGAGGGCCATCCCGACCTGCCCGTGGTCGCTGCGATCGGCAATGCCGACCTCGCGCTTGTGCGGGCGCTGCTGCGCCAGGGCGTCGCCGATGTCGTCTCGCTGCCCTTCGAGGTCGAGGAGCTGACCCGCATCTCGCTCGACATCAGCGCGCGCCACGCCGGAGAGCGCAAGCTCGAG is a window of Novosphingobium aureum DNA encoding:
- a CDS encoding TadE/TadG family type IV pilus assembly protein, encoding MRLARLVSLADFARDRRAATSAEFALVLPLMLLFLLGIIDVGRYAWNVNQLEKAAQMGVRFAVVTNPVEGGLTTTSYVGNTSCSGGVALTPGDPICREAFGREVCTSAGCTCASSPCVSTSFQSAAFANVLARVQDFAPSVAAANLNVEYAGSGIGYAADPDMALAPVVTVALVDVDFTAISLLGITLSLPDVRRSLTMEDGTGSVSN